A single Oryza brachyantha chromosome 8, ObraRS2, whole genome shotgun sequence DNA region contains:
- the LOC102713568 gene encoding putative invertase inhibitor: MTTMAMASSSSLRSATVPFLLLQLLFAAATAPAEATGGILLPSCKTVGGGSTYFDVQFCLDALGSVGAGADARSYQDLAAVAVGLLAANATSTSARIDGLLRGGVGIRKVDAATARCLRSCRALYAGVARRQPACAAAVRGRRFGEARSSLEESAAAARGCEDGFRRGNATSPVTAENDDAFKLAKLGVALLAFA; encoded by the coding sequence ATGACGACAATGGcgatggcctcctcctcctctttgcGTAGCGCCACCGTCCCCTTCCTGCTCTTGCAgctcctcttcgccgccgccaccgctccggCCGAGGCCACCGGCGGCATCCTCCTGCCGTCGTGCAAGaccgtcggcggcgggagcacCTACTTCGACGTCCAGTTCTGCCTCGACGCCCTCGGCTCCGTCGGCGCGGGCGCCGACGCCAGGAGCTACCaggacctcgccgccgtcgccgtcggcctccTCGCGGCCAACGCCACCAGCACGTCGGCCAGGATCGACGGCTtgctccgcggcggcgtcgggatCAGGAAGGTGGACGCCGCCACGGCGCGGTGCCTGCGGTCGTGCCGGGCGCTGTACGCGGGCGTAGCGCGGAGGCAgcccgcctgcgccgccgcggtgaGGGGCCGCAGGTTCGGGGAGGCGAGGTCGTCGCTGGAGGagtcggcggccgcggcgaggggGTGCGAGGACGGGTTCCGCAGGGGGAACGCCACGTCGCCGGTGACGGCGGAGAACGACGACGCCTTCAAGCTTGCCAAGCTTGGCGTGGCGCTGCTTGCTTTCgcttga